CGCAccgttaaataaataaagatcaTTGTCTAATCTTTCATCCGCATCACTTGTCGGCTGCCACCGCCGCCGTTTGAAGCGGATATTTGCACACTATCGCGTCATAATTGGATTGTAAATTACCTTTTCCAATAACTGTACGAGTGAACGACTACGAGTGAATCGACTTGGACTGtggttaattttaatttattttggttGCCAAAAAGTTATTGAAAATGTGTTTGTATTAATTTCCACAAGATTTCTTACATAGAATACACAAGACACACATCTCTggaaaatcaaaaactaaagAAATTAGCAAAAGACTATGGTATATTAAAAGTTTTATTCTTATATCCGGACTGGACTAATAGCCCATCCGCTGACTTTCCCAATAGTTTCTACTCTCATACTTGCTCTCGAACATATTGATGTACATATGAAAGTTATCAATTGATCAACAGAATTCCTAGATTACTATTAAATgttaaataatatacaaattacTTGATTGGGAGTATGATCCACATTCATCTTTATTTCTCTGAATGGAAACTGATAAATTGCGCACTTCTCATCCGATTTATATGCCATTCGAATGATACGGCTGTTGTCAGCGTGGGCAGTAAATGGAGCTTTCACTTTGATGTTGGGGGAAAACGGTCCGGATCGATTGATTATGCCTTttgactgaaataaaaaaaatgtagagAGTTTTATACAaagtttcaaatcaaatcttaATTTATATTTACTCCAAACTACCACTAGGAAGATGTATGGTATGAACTCAGGTGTGATGACATTTGCAGGTATTGCCTTTTGTTAgctttctttttttattttggtcCCTTGATCAAGCGTTAAAATTATGTTCTATTAGTTCCCCTACAGTGAAAATGAAAATGGCTCGTAGCAGTCTCATTGCCCACTTTCCCTAGTTCGGTCATTTGTGTTATTTCGTACATAAATTATATTCAGTGTTGAGTTGCATTAAGCTTCTGATATTATCGAGGCAAATGCGCATGAACTATGGAGCAAAGGAATAAACTTTGCACAAAGGTTCAAGCAGATGTATTAGGAAATCTTTGCACCTTATTTCAAACTAGTAAATGCGTagcatataaatttattaacattttgTAAAAGTAGAGCtcctgataaaaaaaattcccccGCTTTTGTTGCAGATCACAGCTAAAGACAACAGAGTTCTCGAATCACCAAAACAAGAGTACAACAAATATCCTCATTTGGTACAGCATGCGGTCAAAGTCAACCAAAGGTTTGAAGTTACGTACAAACTTGCACATTAATGTAGTTTTGTAAAcctaaaatgtgaaataaatattcacCCGCAAAACTCACAGATCGTTGAAGAAACTCTAAATTTAATTCCTTTTCAGCCTGTTTCAGACTTTCAACAGTCCAGTCTCTTGGAGTAGTTGCTTGGAGTACAACATCTACATTCTTTCCACAGTGTTGGTGATATTTATCTACAGTCACTACAGACATCAGCCTTGACAGTGAGTCGACCTGAAATCTGCATTTTGCATGTACAGATTTTTTAAAAGTCGGTAAAGTTAAAAACTAATTATCGCATTCGTAGTGAATcggtttcaaataaaaactaaaTTCTTTCAAGCTAAAACGAATAAAACTGATTTTCTCAATAAAAAAGCACCTGTGACTAGCGTCAATGATGGTTCCCGGGCCAGATTCATCAAGTATGTGCTTGTGGAATAATGGTAATACCAACGTTCGATTCAATAGAATTGCCACGTATGCTGCTTGTCTCAATCCCCAGATCTGGTTAGTGGGGCCGTTGTAAAGCAATGGAAGAAGAAATCTTTCAGAATTTAGCTTTATTTGAGGATGCTGAAGGTTATTGTTATCAAGGATTTCTGATGAAGACATCCACTCCACACATTCTTCTGCACCAAGActagaataaaattttcataattataagTTTACTGTTAGGTTAATTAGCTTAATCATGTTAATCTAGTCAGGTGATAAATGCGTTATACTAATTGCTTGACTATTTTTGAGGTtgaacaataaattttgttctgAGTTGAATAACGAAATATTTGGTGTATATCATGAAATGATAATTTAGTACTATGGTCATTCAATTAACATATGTTTGTTCGTAGTATATACCAGTACTAGTAAAATACGCATTTCTGAAGCACTCGCTCACCCAAATCGATTTGCGAAATTATACGCGGTGGAACATTGAAGGGAAAACAGAAAAACAACGGATCCAATATTAAACACGTGATAGCAAAAGCTTTCTGAAAATTTCTATTCAACTTCTAAAAAGCGATAGTTACACAGGGAAGTAATTTCTGGTTTCAGCATTAACAAAAAACGATTTAGAAAACCGAAACATATACTTTGTGGTTTCATAATCATGAAATACAAGAGAGCAACTCCTAAACAAACAGATACGAAAGTTTCGCATTGGTACAGGTATGGTTTGACCTAAGAGCACGAAGTTTGATGAAACGATCAGCGGCCAACCAATACAAAAGCAATCTGGAAATACGGATTCTTCATTGATTaaaatgaaacagcaaaattctTAGTGAAAGACTTCGTAGCACAGAGTGACCACAAAAACAGAACCCACAAATGTCTCAGTTACTTTTACGACAAATGAAGTGAATTCATTAAACACTTGGACTTATGTTTGTGCATGATTGTACCCAAAGGTTTCACGAAAGTTATGTTCACTCTGAAATATCTCCTAAATGACCTGGGTCCTATTTTTTTGCGATCACCCGTTACTCAGAAGGAAAGCTAGAAAACAGTGAATAAAAGTAATCGCCTACCATAGAAACTTCTTCCATTTTCAAAtactcaaaatttgaaaaatcagtTAGTCCATTAGTTGAGTAGAGAAGCGATATTTACGATAGCAACGATTTGGCGTTAACACCAACAAGAATTTAGCAAAACTATTCATATCTCTGTGTCTAGTTAcataaacattttcaaaatatggaTAATTGATTCTCTATAAAGTTTTGTTGTATTTCGCTGTCTTACATTGTTTTATAATAATCAAACTTTGTACCATAATATATGCAGGTCATTGCTAACGTTCGAAATTATTTGGGTTGAACACAGGGCGAAAAATTATTAAAGGAATTCAAGATGAAAGTTATAAGTATCAAGCAGTTATATAGCAAAATGCAAAGcacattttgaaattgaatctAAATAATGGTCATACCCTTACTGAACTTCAACTTTATGTTTAATCTTACCTTTTTGCTTCGATGTTTCTTGGGCACAACATATTTGTTGCAACTATATAGAAAATCAATCCAAACATAATagaaattactatttttctcGTTGATGGTCCCATAataccgtgacgaaattttctCAAATCTGCCATATATTCTAAATACAATCATCAAGTTAATTAAATATGGAaagaaaaaatatcattttttttatatcttcgtctttagaaaaattatttcgtGTCACTTGTTTTTATTCTGCATACGACAAAATATAGCTTGCTCAATTTAGTGTTTGCAATAACCAAATAGTTTTTCAAATGAGTTTCTGAACTTCTACTGTTTCGGCTCTCACTGATCTGTATATCAGCTCTATTCATTGAAGATTTTTTGCCTAATTGTCCTGGGACTCGTGAGAGAAGCACCAATTACATGATTAAGATAGTTTTCAAATGGATGTGAAAATAATTAAGAAAATTCGACTAGTTCTGCATTCGAAACTAAGTTTATTTGAGCATTTTTCAAGCACTTATAATGTAAGCATATTTCGACAGTAGTCATTATTCATTTTGTACATGATATAATATTACCTGATTTAGTATATTGAATAccaaaatattgtttgaaatatatataaaaataacttcCCAACCGACTTATGGGCTCTCTGACGTGTAAAGAAACTActcattcaaaatttctgcctaATTGTGGCAAATAATTATCATAGTTTGCAAATAGATGTAAATGCACCATGGCTATTCTACGTCGTCTAGTTGAATTTAATATCACAACCAATCTAACGAAACCGACGGTGTATTTACTCTTGTAGAGTCGGAttgagaaataaataaacgtttgAAAGCAAAGAGGGTGGAgggtgaaatttaaaaaataaaatttgtggaAGTGTTGGCAAAGATTTCAACTGACTTTTTGATAGTGGCCCGAAATCACCATTATACCAAACCCTCCAGTTTGTTCAGCGTAGCATGCTCCCGCACCTATGTTTCGTCTCTGTTTTGCTTGCGAATTTTAACGTTAGAGAACATCAGATGAGTAAGAAACAATCTAACTTTACTTAGATGTCATAAACCACCAAATGTGGTAAACAAAGGTTCCAAATACACGCATATTATTACATAATCTCGATATGAAAACTTGGTGTGTATATACTatgttagtatatatatatatattcattagtGTCATAATATCTGTAGCTGTTATACCTTTGAGAAAAGCGGTATTCGAGAAAAGAcgatttgtaaaaaataaacaatcccgcggaaaaaagaaaaatttatttatatatatattttcaaaacattacCATACTCGTCCATAAACACTGAAACAAACTTACAAAGACTAAATGAAACTTCCAAACATTTCTACTATTCAAACCACTTTAGTAACATTATGGTTCTGCTGACGAACATATGAAGACTCATACGCCGTAAATACACTCCATGCCGCAAGCCGGATCGCCTGGGGGGTGATGTGATAATCAACTACTATAGCCCGCAGTGTTTATTCATTGTCTCTGCGCACGATCCTTGCGTAAAGACTCTCGAATGCCGCCATGCCTTGCCAACCGTCGCGCATGATGCATGGTAACTTACGCAACATATAAACAAAGTGATCACACCCTCAAAGGCCCATTGCAAACgcggaagaaaaaaaattatgttatgaTTACAATCAAAACTACTATGCGAAACCCTTTTAAAAATGGCTTGATCATAGAGATGGATCATTTGCGGCGAAGAGTAGAAATAGGATGACAACATATGGATCCGAGAATATAATTGAGAACAACCCAATCTCTCGTTTTTGAGTTCTTCGGAGCACGCGACACAGGAAGCAGAACTTTCGATAAATGCTTTATCGTTACGACGAATTGCAGGTTTCAGGAACAGAGTTACTAGCAGAAGTTGacaagatttgtttttgtttctatttttattgtacacgaaatgtacctatggatcgttttgttattttgctgttgtgaaaaaaaatcactttctctttaactactggaccaattcgGCCTTCCTGTCTCCATATTTGGACAATGCTTTCTTGTTCCCATTTGTGAACAAAATACTACTtgcttattatttttattttttaatagagAGATCAAACCTAGCATGAGAAAAAGAGAAGTGCGGCAATAGTATTTTACTTGATTTCTGAGAAaagcattattatatttttatatgagtcattcaataatttcattctaTGAAATGATtatattgaagttttttttaatgttgtatGTTATAATTGTACTTTGAGTTGACTAAAAGGGGGTAATTACGAATTGCTTATCTTGTAGGAGGGATTTTAACTTTAGTTTCTGTTGATTTGTTTCTGTTATTAAGAAAAGCCAGTCGTTTGTTATTCTTTGTACTGAAACTATAACTCATTCCACTCGATTAATTAAACTTCATCGGAAGTATATACAATTTAGTCAATCGTGAAAATAGCTTTAAAAGGGAAAGTTTCAACTACGGATTTTACAGCCAACATACAAgtgcaattttatttgtaaaaactGTATTTCGAACAACTCTGAGGTAGACCGCCGATAAACGTATGGTTTTCCCTATACTGCGGTGAATATATCCTCGCTAcattagaaatttggtttcagtcaTGTGTGGTGCAATGTGAATTAAGTTTAGAGTAGACCTTATAACACTTAAAAAATCAGCGAATAGATTCCATGAAAACGAAAACAAAAGTTAATATTGGTACCATGAATATTCATTTATACGCTACCGATCATGAAACCGAAAGTTTAAATTACCACACGCtacattttcaaataaagtCAGAACAGGTTAAGCCTGCTATCACGTATTTCTTTCTACTTTGTCGAATCAAGTCAATCACCTGTCAGTCGGTCGAAAGCCATCTATCTGTCGGATACGTTTACATCTTTGTAGTGGGAATGTTAGTTTCAAAGACTCATTCAAGTAATATATTTGCTGGCATTTGTGTAGGTACAATTACTCGATTAAAAATGTCCTATATTTTTTCGTTCAAAGCCAAAGTTTCTTCTTTAAATAGATTCTATGCACTGCAACATACAATAGCATTAACTtacatacatattacatatcaTACATATTAATTACAGTAATTCATTGTAGATTGTGCTCCGCAGATTTTTAGCTTGTGCTCAACATTCGGCATTAAGGACTtttctttgttttaaaaatgCTAGAAAAGTTTCGTTTCGTAAACGATAGTTCGCTCCAAATTTTAAAGATTGACAGATGAACATAACGGTTGCTATGGTGATATAATGTAAAAATGATTATCACCACcggaaaaaaaaaatctgtgtgtttgtgaatgaattacagtacagtattttaatgaaaattgtGAGAGAAAACTTTTAGCATAAAGTATATTGTATTTTAGACGAGTGCatgtcaaaaacaaaatttcttaCGTTCCTTTTAATATAGGGTCTACGTAatctattttcttattttaaagtTTCAAAGTTTGCGCGGTAATTAAAAAAAGTTACACGTTGCTTAAATTGAGTTAAGCCACGAAGTATTCCATATTTTGGAATATCATGTCATATCATTATTTGGAAATTCGAGTAGAAATTATAGAATTGAGTCAAGTTTGTGCTCACAAGTCACAAGTGAGTTGTCATACAACACCACATTGCGTTATATATTATTGGCAACGTGTGTACTGATTCACTATATTGTTAAAAGTAAAGATGTGctgaatttttttatatgcaTTTCCCATTTTGTACCACCTGTCTAACTACAACATACTCTATCCTGCTGTTCTACCTGTACCTTATGCAAGGTAACAATGCACAATAtgttaaaaacgatatgtgttACACTTATATGTCAAAATGCGATGAAAGGTTCTATGActaaggagaaaaaaaaattcaacatgaTTTTGGTATATTAATTAATCGGGCGACAGACACTGTATATATGTCATTTGTCAAAAATATGTAATTATGTATTTCCAATTATGTATAGCCTATAGCCATTAATATTGTTTTGTGttgcatttatatatataaaaaataataaaatatattggtatattctagtaaatatttttgtacgATATATTAATACCTACACATCTGTCTTTAACGCAAatcgctgttttttttttaatacttaACGATTACATTGCCAAGATTGCGTTCTTTCATGTTCGCATCTTTTGTTCCCACAGTAGTCGGTAAaccagaaataaaaaataccgaTTTCCACATTGAATGCCCAGCGCAAAGCTAACGAGATCGGAATTTTATCTAATTTCCTCATCGCCCATTTTATGGGGCTAGTTTCTGTTGAAAGTTCAGttttttcattgctatttttgaatgaatattaACGTTAAGAGAAACAATTGTGAGTTTTGaacattcatttatattttttttaaagttcaaGTTACCTGATGATTGTCAAGTATCTGCataatttgtttcattaggaTCGGTGTTTagataaaattgtatttacagatTAAAACATATCATAAAAATGGAAAGGGCTAAGATACCACTTTTCTAGAAACTTCATGTGTTTACTGTTTcaattgtgacaatatgatTTATGTTTATACGCATCATATAATCGTGAATTTGGACGTCAATcgtatttaatacaaaaatattcaactatCTTTGTACATTGTATTGTAAACATAGCAACAACAGTGATTAGCAATAACCAATGGATATGAGTCATATCTTAATGTATCTGCTTTTCGTGTTAATAAAAGCATCGATTGATTGATTTAAACTAAGTCGCGACcacatttttcttttttcatgtAATGTACGCGTATTATTTTTCTCGAAAAATATTCGCAACACTTTTGCAGAAAAAATCATAATCGATAGAAATTCCTTTTTGAGAAGCCAAACGAAACCGGTATTTCATATTCATTGCACGATCAATTGCTGGAAATTTGTTGACGATTGCTGTGCTCATATTAGAAGgagattgaatttatttttacccGAAGTGTTGCTATTATAAATCTACGCTGGATTGTACATGACATTGCTATTAGGAATTTACCCAAAACTCATTTCAATATTCGGAAAGTtaaaatttccagaaagtagaAGCATTTACTCATATCTATGACTgacagtttttatattttgtgcaGCAATTAATTTGAATAACTACGTACAAAGTTCCCCCTAAGATGCGCGGTCGCACAGCTGGCCGAGAATTCCCGCGCAGTACTTTCGTTCTGCTGCGCACTGCATAAGTATTAAAATGTTgtgtttttttctattttttctacttTTCCGCGCAGGCCTTTTTTTGGAGCTCACATGGCCTTCTAATCCGGGCAACTAAGCAAGCTTTTAGAGGGAATGTGACTACGTACCATAATTATACCAACGTATTTTCAACATACATCTACTTGTTTTTTATAACTTAACTGAGTATGTTCATGGAATCAAACCTATTTAGGAAGAAAGATTTCGACCCAACGCATGGAACAAGTTACGCACGTGACAAACGTACGTACTCACGCAAGACGCAACATCATTGGTCATCTAATGACGTGCAGGCACTAACTGCATGCATAATTTCACGGTATTCGGTCATCaaatttggtgatttttgacggttgaGTCATTTTAAAAAGATATTATCTGAAGGTAGATGTCTGCAAATGCGGAATAAAAACTCAGTGATCCAACAAAACTAAAGAGCATATAAAGAgcgtttttttatttatttgcagCATCCTAGAATCCTTAGCCCAACAAGGAAATCCACCTCCGAGAATGAGGTATTTCCGGTCCAACATGCCATTCAACATGAGTTTTGAAAAAATACGTCATTTGCATATCAAATTGCAATGCAAGGCAAAAAATACCATCCTCAGTCCTTGATAAAGTCCACGCATGTGTTCCGGCATAGAAATTCCGTTAAACTGATGTATTGTATATGGCCGCGCGAATATGTGCACATGCATTAATTAGTTCGTATGTTATTAGTTATTTGTCGGCTAATATAAAAACGTTGATTAATtacttttttatcattttaaatacaATCCATGCAGCTTCAACGGAGTGTTTGCATCCCATAATTATTATCTGTGATTTTTTGCCGTTCCTCTTCCTTCGATATATCTGTGTTGAATTATTACGTGCGCACAAGAACGATAATTTATATATTCGAGTGTCcataaaattgttaaatatttCGTGTCGCAAATCATATTTAGTGTTTTGATTTCACTTTCAGTTGGTAGAGACAACGCGTTCTGATTTGCGTTTAACGACATCTTTGTTTACAAGTATGTGACGGTCGCGCTTCAACTTTTGACGAAAAAAAGCCGAAAAGAAAAACACTAGATTCATCGAGAATTATTGTTATGGAATATGTTAAGATCAATGTTGTTGCATacaaatttattgcaaaaacatTTACTTCAACAACTGTCGTTTGAATCCATTACCGATCAATATAATATTTCGTTTCTTATCTCCATATCTatgtattaaaatatattgatactAACTAACTCAAGGAaggatattttgattttagggCGCAAAAGGCGTAAAATTCGAAAGGTCGGGCGGTGGTGATGAATCACGTAAATGGCGAAGGCAAAATTGAGAAATAACTATTTGAAAGAAACTGCGAGGTAACCGAAATTGAAAGTGTGTAAGGATGTTTGAAAACATATACAGAATAGTAAGGAATACGAACCGGTGACGCAGCAATGGACTTGGCGAACGTGTGTTTGTAAATTTAGAATCGGTATGTATGTATATGCAGTTGAATGTGGAGAAACGTCGTTATTATTTCCATGAATGCCATTGAGTAAGGCTTACGACCAATACTTATTTTACCAAGAGTTTGTACTCAAATGACCAAGATGATGAAAGCGTGCTACACGGAGTGTAAAATCGCATGGGAGATGGTTGCCTTCCCACTTCCATTTTTCGATTGAAACACCAAGTTTCGTTACACTCTCTCTATCGAAAAATGTTTTGCAGACATTTGTCAGCTATGACTTGACAGCGTGTGGGAATGAATTAACTTCTGATTCCATGAGACCCATGAAATGCAGCCAACACGCAAAAAATACATTGTTGAGAGACCCAATGAAAATAACAGCCTCGTGTGAATGGCTAGCTGTCACTAATCACTATGACATAAACCACAATAATATAATTCATCGCGCTGTGATTTATTCGTTTATATTTGACGCATTGTGGAACAAAAGAAGACAATAGATTTTCTAAAACTATGTACAGGATCAGGCTTATCAGATCTGAACAATACTTCATGAGAATGTCTTCCCACCAGATTTCCTGCGATTGCTAAGAATCTACAAGCTACCAGAATTTGTGGGTTATATCGTGTGCGTAACAAGTTTTTTTAATGTGTGCCCTCGAATGATAATATCAATATGACTAACTAACGGCAATACATTCAACAAATGCGAGGAGAACATTTATCGAGAAAGTTGGCATTGGTCATAAAGAATGGCGTGTTTGGAATAATAAGAATGAAAACCGAATAGGCCGTCCGTGATTCATTTTGACAGATGACTTTCCGAATCCTCCCTGAATAGAGTTTGTCGTAGATATCTATCAAGTTTTCTCACAAATTGCTAATTTTAGAATTATTATTCATTGGTGAGCTGTCAACAGATTGCAAACAAtagttttttattaatttcatgatttttgaGAATTATTCAGCTAACTAAACAATATAACTGAGAAAGTCTAAACCACGAATTGTGGACTTGATTGTTTTAACAATTTATGTACAACATCTCCAACACAACAGCGAATTCATGTTAGCCCCAACACATGTATACGGGTTCAACTTGATCTTGGTGAAAAGTCACCACTATAATTTTACATTTCTGAATTTTAGTAGCTGTCAGTACTTTAGTGGTTGCGTCCCTATAAGTTGGGTAAATTTTCTCAAACAAGTTAACTTGGGAGACAAGAACTTCAAAAGAATAAGAACAGTATTCGATTTATCGTTCCAAaacgttttattttattatataacgTTGAACTTCACATTTGAAAAGTTTGTTATTCAAACCCATTCGAATAATTATATAGAATATACATGAATGATTATTGACTGATCGAACACTTTGGATTTATTGCTTCTATTTCTCGACATGACTTTGTGAAGctgtatttttgtgaaattgacAAATTTATGATATTAGTTTAAAAGACTAAGTAAAACTTTCTAAAGTAAGTAAAAGGGTCTTTCATTTCTTGGCAATATAACGATACGCCAATACGTCCAAGTTAATATCTCTGGAAATAAACGACCGGGACCGACATCAAATAGAATAGAATCAAATAGaatagaaataaataacaataaaggACCGacatcaaattttgatatatagATCTGCAAGAAAAAAAGCAATGATAATCTACTCTACGGTTTATAACTTCTTCTGCTAGTATTACgtttgtttaaaataatttacGAAAACAAGAATCAAATGTTTCCTAATATAACGGACAATGATGGCTGGCAGGATGGGtatgaagttttgaaaatttacgGAAGTTTAGTAACGAGAtgtgtaataatatataatataagaaCATAATATAAGAAAATTCGCTTTACAAGTGTGAACCAATTACTATTTTTGCTCTAATTCCCCCGCTACGATTAAAATGCATTACCTTGTCAAATTCCATATTCCATATACCTTCCGCATGCTTTGTCCAAAGTGATTCCATACGATTATTATTGAAAGCGAGAAACCAGGATAAAATTATAAGCGGATTTGCGGTTTTCGTTTGCGGCTGATTGCGTCGTGCGTCCCACGCATTTTTTGCTCGAGTCTTGTGATGATTCTGACCTATCTTATGCGAATAAACATACTTCCGCCACTTTTGGTCAGAGTTATTTTTAGCATCCGATAGACTTTAAATACTGGTGATCCGGCAACAATAATTTAGTTGCGCTCATGGAAGCGACTGGCATCGACCTAAAATTGAAGAAACCCATTGTAAATGTAAAATTGCAAACGGATTTCTTCCACATTGTGCCAGGTCGGACATTTTATGTCTTGAATATGTAAACCTTTGTAGCGATTCACTCCAATATTTTGCTCGATCCCAGCAGTTgatatgatatttatttatcCACTGGTGATTTTGAAAAcgtaaatttaaatatcatgTGAAGCGTAAGGTACGTCACGGAACTTGATGGGCTCGAACTCGATGGGCcactaaatttaatttatattatcggacaataaaaaattaggcTACTGCATCACCGCATTTGTAGCTTTTTATTCGCTATGTGTGCGTTACGATCGAATTTATTTCACCTATACAAAGAAACTCTTTTGTCGCAAATACGCACATTTTTATGCATGACGTCAAAGAATTCAATCAGGAATTATTCGCAAACTTTGGAGTATGGTCCATAGAAAAATTGATCTATCATGtcgcaatttttttattacttagGCAAAGTGGAGAATGGATTTTTTGActtagaaatattttaatgtttgatGTAATACTGCAACAGAAATTAGGCAATAGCTTAAATTCAGAAAGTGACCAAGAAACTAAGCTGAGACTTATGTATTTACACAAAGTATGCTGCTTTAAAACCACTCGGAGAGGAGAATTTTGATTCTATGTACAAGATTGTATTTTAGGCACACGTATGTTTACAGGGATGATATTGAGTGGTAAAAAATGGGCCTTGAAGCAAATTTGCCGAATGCATCGTTATTTCGTAGTTACTAAAATTACCGGTATTATGTAAATTTGCTCCGAAATTATCTATctcttaaatatatattgccAATACGGCTTAACAAACCAGAAAAACCGCTGCCGTCTGGCGTTACAAATATTGATACGTGAAAATATCATGTAATTTTACTTATTCTTAAAAGTGAGCGTAAGGTCACGACTTCTGACTATAGTTTTATATGATTTTGTTGATCTTTATGTTTTGCAATGAGAAGTCACAGGGACAGGCAGGTATGAGATACCCTTCGGTATAAAAAAGACAGTTATCCAGTTTATTTTTACAATCGATTCTTCCCTGTAGGCAAGTTATTGCAAAGGATTGTTGAATTCGTTGCTCGTCGATTACGAGCCCCATGTCATGGTAAGGATCGTTTGCTAAATAGCCGTTCTACATTTACGGTTGTTTATATCTACCAGTGATGTTAAGATTGAAGCTTTTAAATAATCGAAATTAGCCTCATTATTATAGGTATTATGAAACCAGCTAATCACGTCCTGCATTTTATCGTGTACTCGCGGTTGCATAAAAggaattaatgaaaaaacaagcgaagaacatattttgtttattattggtGTCATGTTTAGCTATTCCTTGCCACACCGATATAATGAAAATACTTTGGGAAGAATGCTTCCCACAACAAATTCTGATTCTAAGTAAATTGAATATTGGAAAACAATATTAGTAGGCTTTGaaacaaatacaataaattgACTGATATAGACAGACGCTGAATAGACCAAGAACTTTATT
This is a stretch of genomic DNA from Styela clava chromosome 2, kaStyClav1.hap1.2, whole genome shotgun sequence. It encodes these proteins:
- the LOC120335707 gene encoding uncharacterized protein LOC120335707 isoform X3 gives rise to the protein MADLRKFRHGIMGPSTRKIVISIMFGLIFYIVATNMLCPRNIEAKSLGAEECVEWMSSSEILDNNNLQHPQIKLNSERFLLPLLYNGPTNQIWGLRQAAYVAILLNRTLVLPLFHKHILDESGPGTIIDASHRFQVDSLSRLMSVVTVDKYHQHCGKNVDVVLQATTPRDWTVESLKQAEKELNLEFLQRSSKGIINRSGPFSPNIKVKAPFTAHADNSRIIRMAYKSDEKCAIYQFPFREIKMNVDHTPNQKENIGDVHLFSESTDDISSRALVNSLFQNMLPPKYIQEITETFLEHVFGGSPYLALHWRYDKEDFGKFMCNKEEGTGNQNQAEMCKKVNRILPKSLGRAMTEYISYVNGKSKSDVRHIYIATPKTQSTLHFLRDLTNELISKNLIVVTQVDLESFVEKSELITACSFLGENYNDFSALVEMEICTRSSVFLRSVYSSWSDNIVLNRDLANTDNALRRFDVAALKLPVLVN
- the LOC120335707 gene encoding uncharacterized protein LOC120335707 isoform X1; the protein is MDEYEYMADLRKFRHGIMGPSTRKIVISIMFGLIFYIVATNMLCPRNIEAKSLGAEECVEWMSSSEILDNNNLQHPQIKLNSERFLLPLLYNGPTNQIWGLRQAAYVAILLNRTLVLPLFHKHILDESGPGTIIDASHRFQVDSLSRLMSVVTVDKYHQHCGKNVDVVLQATTPRDWTVESLKQAEKELNLEFLQRSSKGIINRSGPFSPNIKVKAPFTAHADNSRIIRMAYKSDEKCAIYQFPFREIKMNVDHTPNQKENIGDVHLFSESTDDISSRALVNSLFQNMLPPKYIQEITETFLEHVFGGSPYLALHWRYDKEDFGKFMCNKEEGTGNQNQAEMCKKVNRILPKSLGRAMTEYISYVNGKSKSDVRHIYIATPKTQSTLHFLRDLTNELISKNLIVVTQVDLESFVEKSELITACSFLGENYNDFSALVEMEICTRSSVFLRSVYSSWSDNIVLNRDLANTDNALRRFDVAALKLPVLVN
- the LOC120335707 gene encoding uncharacterized protein LOC120335707 isoform X2 translates to MDEYEYMADLRKFRHGIMGPSTRKIVISIMFGLIFYIVATNMLCPRNIEAKSLGAEECVEWMSSSEILDNNNLQHPQIKLNSERFLLPLLYNGPTNQIWGLRQAAYVAILLNRTLVLPLFHKHILDESGPGTIIDASHRFQVDSLSRLMSVVTVDKYHQHCGKNVDVVLQATTPRDWTVESLKQAEKELNLEFLQRSSKGIINRSGPFSPNIKVKAPFTAHADNSRIIRMAYKSDEKCAIYQFPFREIKMNVDHTPNQKENIGDVHLFSESTDDISSRALVNSLFQNMLPPKYIQEITETFLEHVFGGSPYLALHWRYDKEDFGKFMCNKEGTGNQNQAEMCKKVNRILPKSLGRAMTEYISYVNGKSKSDVRHIYIATPKTQSTLHFLRDLTNELISKNLIVVTQVDLESFVEKSELITACSFLGENYNDFSALVEMEICTRSSVFLRSVYSSWSDNIVLNRDLANTDNALRRFDVAALKLPVLVN